A window of the Deltaproteobacteria bacterium genome harbors these coding sequences:
- a CDS encoding pathogenicity locus: MSKAHTRMDDLQGIPGIGPRMTRGLRDLGFHRVEDLRNQDPERMYKDLCELRGTHIDRCVLYVFRCAVYYVSNARHEPELLKWGSWKDKKRSAS, translated from the coding sequence ATGTCAAAGGCACACACCCGCATGGATGATCTCCAGGGCATTCCGGGTATCGGTCCTCGCATGACGCGAGGCCTGAGGGATCTTGGCTTTCACCGCGTTGAAGACCTACGCAATCAGGACCCCGAGCGCATGTATAAAGATCTCTGTGAACTTCGCGGTACTCATATAGATAGGTGTGTCCTGTATGTATTTCGTTGTGCAGTGTACTATGTCAGTAATGCAAGACACGAACCGGAACTATTGAAGTGGGGGAGTTGGAAAGATAAAAAGAGATCGGCAAGCTAA